In Helianthus annuus cultivar XRQ/B chromosome 3, HanXRQr2.0-SUNRISE, whole genome shotgun sequence, a single window of DNA contains:
- the LOC110887332 gene encoding uncharacterized protein LOC110887332: MKTVRTDRKYWSSKLDDALWAYRTAYKTPLDTTPYQMVYGKGHHLRMELAHRAYWAFKTVNANYDEAGRVRKLQLNEIEEIRDQAYECASAYKDKLQKVHDAKIRKKNFEVGQKVWLYNSRLKMFAGKLKSKWMGPYVV; this comes from the coding sequence atgaagacggtgagaacggataGAAAATATTGGTCAAGCAAACTTGATGATGCGTTGTGGGCTTATCGAACGGCTTACAAAACTCCACTTGATACAACTCCGTATCAAATGGTGTATGGAAAAGGGCATCATTTGCGTATGGAGTTAGCACATCGGGCATATTGGGCGTTTAAAACGGTAAATGCAAACTATGACGAAGCGGGTCGGGTGCGAAAGCTACAATTAAATGAGATTGAGGAAATACGGGATCAAGCCTATGAGTGTGCATCCGCATATAAAGACAAACTGCAGAAAGTTCATGATGCAAAAATAAGGAAAAAGAACttcgaagtgggtcaaaaggtgtggttgTATAATTCAAGGTTGAAGATGTTCGCGGGAAAACTCAAAAGCaagtggatgggtccttacgTTGTCTGA
- the LOC118490412 gene encoding uncharacterized protein LOC118490412 — MDMLKSIQAEMQKRNQMDDARIQKDEARDKAIQTLTTQIGQLATEVSELKKNKGQLPSDTKVNPSHSTSRGNNVNIHHVSVLRNGKEYKTNPSPDLVEGVVEDITGQDTIKQVPAYAKFLKELCTQKRQQKVPNLVDLTERVSAVLKGDLPPKLQDPGTPLINMQVGNFQTAKALLDLGAGVSILPGGGLYDQYDFGPLKRVETTVVLADLSHKLPRGIVRDVIVKVDEFYYPVDFLVLDYSSPDPIQQQNVILGRPFLNTAHAVIDCRYDFIDGYDPKEFGEEILGSCVCDVSLQVHACELEMEEKEQEALAVKEGRPPWTHQTDTLPVEIDSAQSLLWNVHQVWN, encoded by the exons ATGGATATGTTGAAGAGCATACAAGCGGAAATGCAAAAGAGAAACCAAATGGATGACGCTCGCATACAAAAAGACGAGGCCCGAGACAAAGCAATTCAAACTTTGACCACCCAAATAGGTCAACTTGCAACCGAAGTGTCAGAATTGAAGAAAAAcaaaggtcaattaccaagcgacactaaggtaaacccgtCTCATAGTACTTCAAGAGGTAATAATGTTAACATTCACCATGTAAGTGTTTTGAGAAATGGGAAAGAGTacaaaaccaatccttcaccggatttggttgaGGGGGTGGTTGAAgatataacgggtcaagata CAATCAAACAGGTACCCGCTTACGCCAAGTTTTTAAAGGAATTGTGTACCCAAAAGAGGCAACAAAAGGTGCCTAATTTGGTAGACTTGACGGAGCGGGTAAGTGCAGTATTGAAAGGAGATCTTCCTCCTAAGCtacaagatccgggaacgcctCTCATAAACATGCAAGTTGGGAATTTTCAAACTGCAAAGGCGTTATTGGATCTTGGAGCAGGAGTAAGTATCCTACCGGGGGGGGGGttgtatgaccaatacgattttggtccattgaaaCGGGTTGAGACAACGGTGGTATTAGCCGACTTGTCTCACAAACTTCCCCGGGGTATTGTACGGGATGTGATAGTTAAGGTTGACGAGTTTTATTATCCCGTGGATTTTCTTGTGCTAGATTACTCATCCCcggacccaattcaacaacaaaatgttattttgggtcgaCCATTTTTAAACACTGCACATGCCGTTATTgattgtcgatatg ATTTCATAGATGGATACGACCCGAAGGAGTTCGGGGAAGAAATTTTGGGTTCTTGTGTTTGTGACGTGTCTTTGCAGGTTCATGCATGTGAGTTGGAGATGGAAGAGAAAGAGCAAGAGGCTCTTGCAGTGAAAGAAGGAAGACCACCATGGACCCACCAAACGGATACCTTACCGGTGGAAATTGATTCGGCACAAAGCCTTCTTTGGAATGTCCACCAAGTGTGGAATTGA